In Edaphobacter aggregans, the sequence CAGCGACCCTTGACTTTTCTAGCCGCCGTTTTGACCGAGCCTTGCGTCTTGCCTGAACTAGGTCCTATGGATGCCATTCGCCAGAGACTAGACGGGGTGGATCCTCAGGAGGCTACGCGGCGCTTACTCGAAATCCTTGCTGCAATAAATCCGACGCATCCGCCAGGGCTCGGTGCCCCAAGAATACTGCTCGTCGTAGATCAAGTTGAACTGGCGCTCGACGGAGCTCGGCTAGAGACATCTGAAGAAGCCTCAGAATGGAGGTTTTTTCTCCAAGCCCTCGCCGCACTAGGTGGCTCTCTTTCGGAACCAGAGATGCGCAAGGCGTTCCAGGAGCCAGCCGAACGGATCTCGATGCGACTCCCTTTCACCGTTGTGCTCGGACTACCCGCAGACCGCTTCGATTTACTCAATGCCGCCATGTTGCCCGGTGAACACGTATTTTGGTTGCCGCGACTGATAGACGAAACGGCAGTGCGCGAAGTAGTCACTGGTACATTCGAGGCATTGGGTTTGAGCATCGACGCGAAGGCTCGCGAAACGCTTTGCAGCGAGGCCGTCAGATTGGCGGTAGACACTGAGGCGTCCATCCTCCCGCTATTGGCGGTGACCCTTGCAAACCTGCATGATGAATGGAAGCATCGCTGTTACCTCGAGGCTAAGTGGAAAGAGAGCGCGGAGCCAGGAGACACCCTCCCAAAAGCGTTGCGGTGGATAGGTCTCTTGCCCCCCGAAGACACACGTGTAGACATCGCATTGCAACACGTCAACGCTCAAGGTGAGATTGGCGAGTCGATCGCGCGCTTGGGAGAACTCGCATGGACCGAAGCCGAGACACGAGAAGAGGGCTTTAAGATAGCTGTTCAACGCCTTCCTATCAGCCTCCTGCAATCACGAGTGCAGTCGGGTGAGATCACAGGCCGAGATTTCGCATTAACGTGGCTGCTGCGGCGATTAGTGGTTGTGTCTGGTGAGGAAACGATTCCAGATCGCCTTGTCGGTCTGCGAGACAGCGCATTGGAGGAATTCGCCCGCCCGATGGCGGAATCGCTTCAGCGTCATCGGCTGTTGGCCCGGCGGGATGATGGGACCTGGTGGCTCGTGCATCAAGCGGTGCTGGACAGGTGGCCACGAGCGGCCGCATGGCGAAAAAACGAGATGCAGACTTACCGCACGATGGCAGCCATGGAGTTAGACAGGCGGCGCTGGGTCGAAGAGACCGCCGCCGGTGAACCGGACGCAGATCGATGGCTATGGACGCGAGAGCGGCAGGTCGAACTCGCGTTCGATTGGATAATGGCGCGCGGCCTAACAGATAACCTGGCGCTCGCCTCCTTCGTGAAGGAAGGGACAATTGCAGCTGTTCGATCGGATGGCTTGCGTGCGGGTCGAATATTACGCGCCGCGACGTACTTCAATGATCTCGCTTGGGCTACTGAGATCTTGGCGGTAGCGGGTGCCCACGGAACTAGAGCCACCAACGAGACTTGGAAAAATGGCACCGGCTCACTATTGAGAAATGCCTGCTATCACAGAAATTTCAATCTTGTCGATTTATTGCTGGAGAACGGCGCGGATCCTAATTTGACGGTTGCAAACGGGTGGACCCCGCTGATGTACGCAGCGCAAAATGGCAACGAGCCTATTGTTTCTCGCCTGCTTGCTGCGAGGGCAGACGCCAATCACACCACTGAGGATGGGTGGACCGCACTGATCCTCGCAGCGGAGAATGGCAAGGAGGCTATTGTTGCTCGCCTCCTTGCCGCAGGAGCCGAGATCAACCACTCCGCTAACAATGGGTGCACGGCACTGATGCTTGCAGCGAAGAATGGCCACGCGGCTATTGTTTCTCGCCTATTTACCGCAGGAGCCGAGATCGACCACTCCGCTAACGATGGGGAGACCGCGCTGATCATGGCAGCGGAGAATGACCACGAAGCCATTGTTTCTCGCCTCCTTGCCGCAGGGGCTGAGATTAACCACCCCACTCACGATGGGTGCACCGCCCTGATGATCGCGGCGCAAAATGGCCATGAGTCTATTGTTGCTCGCCTCCTTGCCGCAGGGGCCGAGATCAACCGCGCCACTCTCGTTGAGAATGCTCAGCCACCAGTGGAAGGGCTGAAGAGAATCGACATTGGCACGGCCATCGTTCCTTCAGGCGACCATCCCAAGAACACTGACCGGCGGACCGCGCTTATGCTCGCTGCGCAGAATGGACACAATTCCGTTGTTGCCCGATTAATCGCCGCCGGCGCTGAAATCGACAGAGCTTCGACCAAAGCAAGGTGGACTGCTCTTACCTTGGCGGCGGAGGGCGGACACACCACAGTAGTTGACTGCCTGCTTAAGGCCGGCGCTGAGACAGACCACACTGCATACGGCCGGCGAACAGCCCTTATTCTTGCTGCGGAGAATGGCCATGAGGCTGTGGTCGATCGCCTGGTTAGTGCCGGAGCTAGGATCGATTTGGCAAAAAATGATGGAGAGACGCCTTTGATTGTCGCCGCTGCAGTCGGTCATGCCACTATAGTCGATCGTTTGCTTGCAGCGGGAGCCGCAGTTGATCTTGCAGATGAAAACGGGAACACCCCGCTAAGTCATGTCGCTGGATTCGGTAGTCTTCCCATCGCCACGCAACTGCTTTCGAAGGGGGCAAACGTGAATCCTGCAAATCATGACGGTAGCACGCCGCTGATGGAAGCTGTACGGGACCGAAACGAAGGGATGGTTCTATTGCTCTTGAGACATGGGGCCAATTCGGCATTGCGTGACAGCGATGGCCTATCCGCGCTAGATATTGCCCTTAAGATAAGGGCGAGAGCGATCACGAGGATACTCTCGAACGCAGCCAAAGAGTTCGTCCCTGAAGGAGAATCTCAACTCAATTTTGAAAAGAGATCGGAATGAACATAGGCCTGGTCGTGAATGCGCGCGGGAAGTTGTGTTTAGTCCATGATGAGAAATTTGAGGCCCCGCCCATTTTCGTCGGATATCATCTCGACAAAAGGCAGCTCGAGATCTTTTTCGAGACTGGCGCGAGCTACCCTATCGATTGGGAAGCGACTGATGAGATGGACGCCTACTTACAGAAGAGTAACAAGATCTTGATCATCCTCATGCGTCGCAAAAAACCCGTGGAGGGTTATGACACCTCTTTATTACATCTCATTAAAGGCGAGGCGATAGAGATGTCAGAAGACTCAGGCGAATCTCTGCCGAGCCCGGACTCCGAAACAGACACTATCGAGAAGCAGGAAGAATCTCATAAAGTTACAACTATAGATACTCCTGTAATTTCCTCGATCACATCCATCACTGACGCGACTTTTGAAAACGATGTCATAAAAGCACTACACCCCGTCCTTGTGTATTTTTGGACCGAATGGTGCGGCTCCTGTCGCTCATTAGGCTCGGCACTCAATGAATTGTTCGCCGAACTGCAGGACCGGATTTCGATCTATTCGATCAACGCAGACGAATATCCTGGCTTGGCCTCCA encodes:
- a CDS encoding ankyrin repeat domain-containing protein, which codes for MAQKSFTVFVSSSRDMAEWAALAVSKVREFAVDHGLTDLQPFDYRDIDPADVNHSTTWQDNVGAPSRIGSALTLVLLGERLGTPLPNTFMLKRDIYERLQRGGYDWVHVAGMEPLPLRPDQVPLTGVLFEFFDAFLPRADGSNPGPLRVIFKGTMETTGEPDFGNGDFRAHIEASSENAQRKRQLRKEYDQQLDWLNLFWSRLYGLQQHASVFCPNKNSLREYLQRTLAAEFLAKGGHDPAPSVRRTDAVSVELPGPAPYDIERAYLFFGRGPQLAELSRRVLQQDAARRLVPVIGESGAGKSSLLRAGLLNDARSQSRRRLGWRAAFLSLSERPVDQRPLTFLAAVLTEPCVLPELGPMDAIRQRLDGVDPQEATRRLLEILAAINPTHPPGLGAPRILLVVDQVELALDGARLETSEEASEWRFFLQALAALGGSLSEPEMRKAFQEPAERISMRLPFTVVLGLPADRFDLLNAAMLPGEHVFWLPRLIDETAVREVVTGTFEALGLSIDAKARETLCSEAVRLAVDTEASILPLLAVTLANLHDEWKHRCYLEAKWKESAEPGDTLPKALRWIGLLPPEDTRVDIALQHVNAQGEIGESIARLGELAWTEAETREEGFKIAVQRLPISLLQSRVQSGEITGRDFALTWLLRRLVVVSGEETIPDRLVGLRDSALEEFARPMAESLQRHRLLARRDDGTWWLVHQAVLDRWPRAAAWRKNEMQTYRTMAAMELDRRRWVEETAAGEPDADRWLWTRERQVELAFDWIMARGLTDNLALASFVKEGTIAAVRSDGLRAGRILRAATYFNDLAWATEILAVAGAHGTRATNETWKNGTGSLLRNACYHRNFNLVDLLLENGADPNLTVANGWTPLMYAAQNGNEPIVSRLLAARADANHTTEDGWTALILAAENGKEAIVARLLAAGAEINHSANNGCTALMLAAKNGHAAIVSRLFTAGAEIDHSANDGETALIMAAENDHEAIVSRLLAAGAEINHPTHDGCTALMIAAQNGHESIVARLLAAGAEINRATLVENAQPPVEGLKRIDIGTAIVPSGDHPKNTDRRTALMLAAQNGHNSVVARLIAAGAEIDRASTKARWTALTLAAEGGHTTVVDCLLKAGAETDHTAYGRRTALILAAENGHEAVVDRLVSAGARIDLAKNDGETPLIVAAAVGHATIVDRLLAAGAAVDLADENGNTPLSHVAGFGSLPIATQLLSKGANVNPANHDGSTPLMEAVRDRNEGMVLLLLRHGANSALRDSDGLSALDIALKIRARAITRILSNAAKEFVPEGESQLNFEKRSE
- a CDS encoding thioredoxin family protein, producing MNIGLVVNARGKLCLVHDEKFEAPPIFVGYHLDKRQLEIFFETGASYPIDWEATDEMDAYLQKSNKILIILMRRKKPVEGYDTSLLHLIKGEAIEMSEDSGESLPSPDSETDTIEKQEESHKVTTIDTPVISSITSITDATFENDVIKALHPVLVYFWTEWCGSCRSLGSALNELFAELQDRISIYSINADEYPGLASKYGIRDIPTLLLFRGGEVAATRIGALGKLPLRSWLEKLF